ATAGTCTAGAATTATCTTAAATTTAAAAGTGAAAGGATGGTTTTTTTGTTAATTGTATCTGGAATGGTGAGATTCAACTAAATATAGTTGTTTAAGGTGCTTTTTGGTATTTAATACCGCTTATTTTTTGTGCCTTAAAAGTTACCTTACAGATTGCTTTCATAAACCATCTTGAAATTTCATTTTTATCATGGGCGGAAATGTATAATGTAAGTGTTGCAAATAAAATTGTAACGCTTATTTTTTATATATAGAATATGTTAAAAAATGACTTTTCAGTATTTATGCCCACAGGAGCATTCTACATATTTATGTAATCTGCTTTTGCGGGCATTTTTTTGAGGAGGAATTCACAATGAAACAAGAAACTTTCGAATTACTAGAATTTAATAAAATACTTTATATGCTTTCTGAGTATGCACTGTCAGAGCGTAGTAAGATTAAGATAAAAGCCCTTAAGCCTTTTATGGATGAATCAGAAGTCATAAGAGAAATGCAGGAAACAACACAAGGAAAAAAAATCATAGAAAGTATTGGAAATCCCCATATGGGATCAACTACGCAAATCGAAAAAGTAATCGCTTTACTTGGCAAAGACATTATGCTATTGCCAGAACAGTTTAATGAGGTAAAACAATTCATAACGACCTGTAGAAGGATGAAACAGTATCTAAAAAGAGCAGAAAGTACAGCTCAAGAAATTGCGTTTTATGGAAATTCTATTCATGAGTTAGGAGTGTTAGAAGAAGAAATAGAAAATGCCATAAGGGGAGGAATTGTTCAGGATAGGGCATCTAGTGCACTGGCAAATACGCGTAAAAAAATAGACCGATTGGGAGAAGAAATAAAAAGTAAAATAGAGAGTCTACTCCGTGGCAATAGTGGTTATTTTAGTGAAAGCTTCGTTGTAACCCGCAATGGGCGTTACACTTTGCCTGTAAAAAAAGAGTATAAAGGTCAGGTGAATGGAACCGTTATAGACACTTCAAAAAGTGGGGGAACTTACTTTATTGAGCCTTCTGTAATTAGTAAGAAGCAAGAGGCATTGTCAACCTTACACATAGAAGAAGACAATGAGGTAAGAAGAATTCTTTACACATTAACAGCCCTTGTAGAAGAATATCTGCCATTAATAAAAGTTAATATAGAAGCAATGGAAACCTTGGATTTTATTTTTGCCAAAGCAAAGTTAAGTCTGTCTATGAAAGGTGTGCCACCACAAATAACTACAGATAGGGTTATTAAAATAAAAGGCGGTAAACACCCCCTTATTCCAGAGGGGGAAGCGGTCCCACTAGATTTTTATCTTGGCGATAGCATCAAAGAGAAAGGATTTGTGAGAGGGATTGTTATTACTGGTCCTAATACAGGGGGAAAAACAGTTACTTTAAAAACGGTTGGGTTATTTTCGCTTATGGCTCAAAGTGGTTTGCATATACCTGCAGAAGAAGCCAGTGTTTGTATGAATAATGATATACACTGTGATATTGGAGATGGCCAAAGTATAGCAGAAAACTTATCTACTTTTTCTTCTCATATGAAAAATATTATTCATATATTAAATACAGCAGATGACCAATCACTTGTGTTATTAGATGAATTGGGCTCAGGAACAGATCCGGCAGAAGGCATGGGGCTTGCTATTGCAATTCTAGAAGAAATTGCCAAGAAAAAATGTTTGCTCGTTGCAACAACCCATTATCCTGAGATTAAAGAATTTGCTAAGAACACACAAGGATTTATAAATGCAAGAATGGCGTTTGATCGAAAAAATCTATTGCCTTTGTACCAATTAGAGATTGGGGAAGAGGGAGAAAGTTGTGCATTGTATATTGCAAAAAGATTAGGATTAGAACAAAAGATTATAGAACGGGCATATGCAGTAGCTTATAGAAAGGAAGATGTGGTTGAGAAGAAAAGTCATTATGACTTAAATAATTTGAAAAAGAGTTCGGAGGCTCAATTAAGTAATGCTCAAAAAAGCCATTCTATAATTACACAACCCATCAAGAAACAAACTAAAACGAAAAAGCTAGATCCAACTAAGAACATACACTTTAATATTGGAGACAGTGTTACGGTGTATCCTCAAAAGGAAGTTGGAATTGTATATAAAGAAGCTAATGAAAAAGGTGAGATTGGCATACAAATTAAGAAAGAAAAAAAGCTTGTTAATCATAAGTTTGTAAAGTTACTCATTAGCGCAAGTGAACTTTATCCTCCAAATTATGATTTTTCTATTATTTTTGATTCTGCAGACAATAGAAAGGCAAGGAAAAGTATGACTAAAAAGCATGATCCAAATGTAACCATTGTGCTAGAAGAAAATAAAAAAGGGATTGAATAAGGCAAACCTGCATTGCAATACAGAATTCTTCTATCGGAAAACAACCCTGAGAATAAGTATTTAAAAATTAATTTTCTTAATAAATCAAATGAAAGCAATGTAAGTGGGCGTATAAGATTTTGTGATTCATTCTATAATGAAAATGGAGGTTTTCTTTAACCTACGAAGATAAGGAGACATTTATATTGTCTTTTAGTGGATAAGAAACCCAATGGTTCACCTCTATTAATGAACTGCCCTAGATCAAAGGGTTTAGTATGAAGAGACACCATATTTGGTGACACAAAAGTGTCATTAAAATATGGTGTCTTTTAATCAGGTCAACTCACAAATTTTTTAAATGATTTAAACATAGCATTCCACATAGAATATGGATTACTATGTTTGATTGATTTAATTACTGTTGTAGAGAATCCTTTAAAGCAACTTAATCAGCTCTTCTAACTCTTCAGATAAAGATTTTGCAAGTTTAAAGTCTTTATTTTTTAGAGCTAATTCTATTTTTGTTTCAATTGATTTTTTCTTTTGTTCAAGTTCTAAATATTCCTTACTAAAATGATTAGCATAGATTTTCCTTTTAAATTTCTTCATACTCACTTTTCTAAGGGTCTTATCATCAATAATTAGAACATAATCCATGCAATTGGATATAAAGTAGTAATCATGAGAGATCATTAGAATAGCGCCTTTATAGTTTTCTACGGCTTTTTCAAGTGCTATTTGTGAGTATGTATCTAAATGACTTGTGGGTTCATCTAGAAGCAACACATTTGCCCTCATAGCAGAAACTTTAGCTAATTGGAGTAGATTTTTTTCTCCGCCTGATAAGGACCCTATTTTTTGAACGATTATTTCTTCGTCAAAACCATAGTTTGAAAGATAGGATATAATCTCTCCATTGGTTTTAAAACCTGCATCGAAGAACTCTTCAAGTATTGTATTAGCCTCATTTAGTGTTTCCCCTTGATGCTGAGATAAATAAGCCATTTTAACATCAGGATTAATTTCAATTAGATCACTATCATTTTCAAAAATGGTTCTTAATAAAGTGGTTTTTCCAGTACCATTTGATCCTATAAGAGCCACTTTATCAGTAGACTTAATCTCGAAATTAACATTTTCTAAAAGTATCTCATCATAGGAAACACTGTAATTATTAACTTTTAAAGCAACGATTTCTTCCAACTCATTATCCATATCAAAAATGATATTCGGTTGTTTAATATCTACAAAAGGTTCTTTAATACGTCTTGCTTCTAATCTTTCTTGAATTTTGACTCTAGCATTTAGAGACTTTCCTCGAGCAGCTTCAGAATTACGAGTTGCTATATTTCTTAGGTTATTGATTAAAATAGCATTTCTCTCAATTTCTTCACTATCGGCTATAGCCAATTCTTGTAACTCGATTTTAGTTTGAAGTAATGAAAAGTTATAATCTATAAAACTTCCATCAAATTCTTGGAGGTCCATGTTTTCAAGGTGTAGAATTTTGTTAAAACAATGATTCAATAGATATCTGTTGTGGGTAATAATTAATAGTGTTCCTTTATGGAAGTTAATTAGGTTTTTAAGAGAATTAAGGTTCTCAAAGTCTAAGAATACATCTGGTTCATCCATTATGATTAAGTCAGGGTGACTGAGCATTTCCTTAATTACTTGTATGAGTTTGAATTCTCCACCACTAAGCTCAGATACCTTTAGATCTTTATGCTTCATTAGGTTTGCTAGATTCAGTTTTTTGTTTATGATGCTTTCAAAATCATCTCCACCTATTGCATTAAATGCGTCTAAAGTTTCTTGGTATTTTTCTAGTAAAATTTCAATATCCATAGATGTTTCCATTTCAGCACAAATGGATGTTATTTCATTTTGTAGTTTAATAAATTCTTGTCCTATATATTCGAAAACTGTAATATCATTTTTATTCTCTAGTTGGGAGAACTGACTTACATAACCAATTCTACAATTAGGGTCTATTTCTAACTTACCATCGAACATATATCTTTCTGGATTCATAATGATATCTATTAATGTACTTTTTCCACTTCCATTTGTCCCTATAAAAGCGCAATGTTGATCATCTTCTAATGAAAATGAAATATTATTATATAATTCTTTTTGGGGAAACGAGTAGGACAAGTTATCTGCTTTTATCATATTATTATTACCTCACTTTATCATTTGAAAGAGCCTATAAATTTAGTCTTTAGTATATAATATTGCCAGTAGAAATTTTGAAATTCAATATTATATAGTAAGGATAATATTTTTTGCTTTTCAGTGGTTAGCATAACACCTTTTTTTACTAATTTCAATCATGTAATTCTCTAAGTAAAAAAACACAAAAAGAAATAGCAGCAGATTTATTAAGAATATTGAGCAACTTCTAATGATTGTTCAAAAATTGATACCTATCAAGAAACATTTTATTCTAAAAAACATATGATGAAATAAGACAAGTTAAAAACTTAATTGATAGGGGTGAATAGATTATATGAATAATTGTAATGATGATAATAACCTTAATAGAGGGTGTTTTACAAAAAGATATTATAAGTGCTCTGACCAAGACAATAAATGGGAAAAGCAATGCCCAATTTGCCCAAGAGGTCCAAGAGGAAGGACAGGTTTAATAGGCCCAACAGGCCCAACAGGCCCAGCAGGAGGCCCAACGGGTCCAATAGGTCCAACAGGCCCAACGGGACCAGCGGGAGAAGATGGAGCAACAGGCCCAACAGGTCCAGCAGGAGGACCAACAGGACCAACCGGACCAACCGGTCCAGCAGGGGGTCCAACCGGTCCAACAGGCCCAACGGGACCAGCGGGGGAAGATGGGGCAACAGGACCGACAGGCCCAGCAGGAGGACCAACAGGTCCAACGGGTCCAACAGGTCCAACAGGCCCAGCGGGAGGCCCAACCGGTCCAACAGGCCCAACGGGACCAGCCGGAGCAGAAGGCCCAACAGGCCCAGCAGGTCCAGCAGGAGCAGAAGGCCCAACAGGCCCAGCAGGTCCAGCAGGAGCAACAGGCCCAACGGGTCCAGCCGGAGCAGAAGGCCCAACAGGCCCAACAGGTCCAGCAGGCGGTGTATTAAACTATGCAGATTTTTATGCTTTGATGCCACCTGATAATGCAGCAACAGTTGCACCTGGAACAGATGTAAGCTTCCCACAAGATGGTCCAACTAGTGGATCTGACATTGCCCGTACTGGTCCAAGTTCATTTAACTTGGCACTAATAGGCACTTATCAAGTTTTATTTCAAGTGAGTGTGACCGAAGCAGGTCAATTGATTTTGACTTTAAATGGTGCTGATTTAGTATATACAGTAGTGGGGCGAGCAACAGGGACTTCTCAGATAGTAGGAATGGCTCTTGTGACTACGACAACTATAAATTCAATACTCACTGTAAGAAATCCTGCTGGCAATGCAGCAGCACTAACCATCACACCGCTAGCAGGAGGTACAAGGCCGGTTTCAGCACACCTTGTTATCATGCAAATCGCATAGAAGAAAGTAGTATGGTACAATAAAAAAGAAAGGCACAATGTCAATATATAGAGACATTGTGCTGATTTTTTGATGATTAAAATCAATGGATACATTTGTTTTCTATAAGTTGTATATTATTCATAAGTCTTTTATCATTAGGATTTAATGAAAGTGCTGTTTTTGCATGAATAAGGGATTCTTCATGTAATCCAAGGTAATAACAACTTAGTGCAGCTAGATCATAAGGGGTATCATCCCAACAATAGCCCATATTAATATAGGTGGATGATTTTTCCTTTATTTTTAAAGCTTCTTTTGTCATATAAAAGACCATTTCCCAATTCTCTATTAAATATGCCATTTTAGCACATTCTATATAGGGTTCTCTCATAAAAGGATATTCTGCTATAGCTCTATAATACCAACAGTATGCCTGTGTAGGATTTTTTAGCTCAAAGTATGATTTTGCAATCCATCTCATTGAAGCACATCGCTCCTCTTTCCATACAGATGATTTAAGGTCTAAATACCCTTTTAATGTTTCAATACATTTCTCCCACATGTCATGATACATATACTCTCGACCTAGATAATACGTCATACGGTCATCTTCAGGTGATTCTTTTACAGCCATTTCTAACAATGGCAGATAAGTACTTCTTGATTTAGTTGTATCGGGATAATGATTTAGAACCATGCCTGTAACAAATACTTTTTTTTCAGGAGATGCGCCTACGTATTTTAGACATTCGTGTATTGGATGTTGCCATTTGTAATCATGTCTAGAATGGGCTTTAAAGTAGTTGAATTGTACGTCAGGGGTACCATCTTCTTTAAAGCTCCAATTATACAAATAATTAGCTGTTTTTGTATCTGGTGTCCAAGCTTCTTCAAGGCAGTTTCTCCATCCTTTTTCAAAAACCTCATCTAAGTCAGTGCAGACACAAATATCAATATCATTTGGAACATGCTCTAGTGAAATATTACGAGCAGTATCAAAACGCCAAGGCGTGACCAGATTTACATGTACGATAACGCCTCTCTCACGAAGTTTTTCAACGGTACCATCATCAGAACCAGTATCTGTAACAATAATAAGATCTGCTTCATTCATAGAATCAACCCATTGATCAACAAATTGTACTTCGTTTTTACAGATGGCGTAGACACATACTTTATATTTATTCAAAATATCACCTCTCATTTTCTTCCGCTTTAAAACTTATTAAAGAGAGATTATTTTTTAGTCGATCATCAGATGGAGACATTTCACAGGCTTTTTTACCATATTCATAGGATCTCTTATACAACCCAAGTCTGTAATTGCTTATTGCAGCAAGGTCATAAAGGGTATAGTCCCAAGAAGTTGGTTCGAGAAGATAACTTCCTGTTTTGTTATTTATTTTTAATGCTTCATTTGTCATAAGGTTTACTAGGGGCCAATTTTTTTCAAGATACCCTAACTGTGCCATATTGACATAAGGTTCACGTATATGTGGACACTCTGCAATGGCTTTATAAAGCCACATTTTAGATTCTTGTAAATTACCTGTTTTTTCATAGCATTTAGCTATAAATCTCATTGCAGCGCATCTTTCTTCATCCCATACTGCTGTTGGCATATCTAAGTATTTTTTTAGAGTAGAAATACTCTCATTATATTTCTCATAATACATATATTCTCTTCCTAGCCAAAAAACGCCTCTATCGTCATCAGGGTTTTCTTGTGCGGATAGTTCTAGCAAAGGGAGATATTGATGTCTTGGCTTTGATAAATCAGGATAGTGATTTAAAACCATACCTGAAACCCAAACAGAATGGTCTTTATCTGTTCCTCTATATTCAAGGACTTCATGTACGGGATGTACCCAGCGAAATCCCTTGCGTCGATGAACTTTTTCCATAGTGAATTGCTTGTTTGGTGTGCCATCCTCATGATAGTTCCAGGTGAATAGATATCTTGCTCTTGTACAATCAGGTGTCCACACTGCTTCAAGTTTTTGTCTCCAACCTGTTTCAAACACTTCATCAAGGTCGGTAGACACACAGATATCAACATCTTCTGGAATATGATTTAAGGCAATATTTCTTGCAACATCAAATCGCCAAGGCTTTATTTCTTCTATATAGACGGTAGCGCCTTTCTCACGTAGTTTGTCAACGGTGGAATCAGTAGATCCTGTGTCGGTTACAATGACAATATCGGCTTCACTAACAGAATCCATCCAACGCTCAACAAATTGCTCTTCATTTTTGCAGATTGCATAAACACATATTTTATATTTACTCAATGGAAACTCCTTTCATTAAAAACCACCCACTTAGTGGGTGGGAAAGTGTATTGATATTTACCTCTGATCACTAATGGTAGCATCACTATTATTAGCAGATAACTCGGATAATGGATCATATGGTGGTCCTGCTGGTGTCCCAACTAACAATGCAATATCAACGGCATTTTCTGGAATACCCCATGAATTGCCAGAGAAAACAAATATTGCTCCATCTACAACGAAACCACGGGTATTGTAGACGACATTGTTGACGATATGACCTGTTGAATTTGGATTCAAATAAGCAGGTTGTCTGAGTGAATAAAAAATATTATCCTGAACAATTAGATTTTCCACATTTCCTTGTGTGACAAACCCACGATTGACAACCCAATCTGTTGATGGTCCTGCTTGAGGTGGTCCATATATAACATTGTCAATAAGTTTATGATTGGTTCCAGCAAGTTGAATAAATTCAACAGCATATGGGATATCACTTGTAATCGTTAAGCCGTCTATGGTTATACCGTCTCCTGTAACAAGAAATGGAATCACAGGTGATTGGAGCTCTACCAGAGTATTTGGATATCCTTGTAATGTTACCCCAGCTTTATTAACTGTTATTTGAGAAGTTATTGGGTAAGTTCCGCCTAGGATATGAACAGTTCCTGTTGGAAGTACAGCTGTCACGCCTTCTTGTATAGTTCCAAATGGATTGGCTTGTGAACCATCACCACCAATTGCTCCTGCCTGAACATATACATCAAATGGGTTGGGTTCAATAGTTCCAGTAGGCCCAGTATCACCAATAGGTCCAGTTGGACCCGTGTCGCCTGTTGGTCCAGTAGGCCCGATTGGACCAGTAGGGCCAGTATCCCCTGTTGGACCTCCTGCTGGACCGATTGGACCAGTAGGGCCAGTATCCCCTGTCAGACCAGTTGGACCAGTAGGGCCAGTATCCCCTGTCAGACCAGTTGAACCAGTAGGGCCAGTATCTCCTGCTAGACCAGTTGGACCAGTAGGGCCAGTATCCCCTGCTAGACCCATTGGACCAGTAGGGCCAGTATCCCCAGTTGGACCAGTTGGACCAGTAGGGCCAGTATTCCCTGTCGGACCGGTTGGACCTGTAGGTCCAGTAGGACCGCCAGTAGGCCCAATAGGTTTTTCTGGACATTTGCGATTATTGTGCCAATCAGTATTACCACCCATATCCCAGCAACCCAAATTATTGCCACGTTTTAAGGAGTCTTTATTATTTTTGCGCATGTATGCACCTCCTTTTCAATTAACTTTACATTAAAGAAGTTTCTATAAATTTGTTAAAACAAGCTTAAATATAGTATATATAGGCTATATAGTTAATATATGAGGGTTAATAAAAGTAGTGATAGAAATAAAAAATATTGCTAATGCAAAAGACAAAGGAAAGACAACGGGATACTTCTGGTGTTTTCTGGTGGATTGAATACTACGATTCATGTATATTAAAAGTATAAGTAAAGAATAGTGCTAAACTATTATCAAATTTATTCAAAAAGAATCTATAACCATTATAAGTTTTATCGATAATGATATCTAACCCGAGAATTTCTAACAATTAGTTAGAAGTTCCCGGGTTTTTTAGATTAAGAGTAAATTTAGGCTTAATAAATATATATCGACAGCAAAGAATCCTTTCTTTTTAAGTCGGCATAACATGGACAATTTGTTGTATGCGAACATAGAAGGTCGTGTCACTATCATATGACCTTACAACAATATGATCAGGCATTACATCTTCTATTATACCTTGTAGGTTTCCTCTGACTGTTTCAATCACTGCTGAACGTCCTATAATCGTTTTTAATGTTTCTACAACGTAAGGATCTACCAATGTAATATATTGATAGGACTGTCTATGTTCTGTCTTTGGCATTTGATATAAGTGATAACTCATTATCTTAACCCCCAAATAAATTAATATATAGCACTATATCATATTTAACAGCTATTGAAAAAGTTACATTTAAGGTATACAAAGTTGAACACTGATCTCGAAACGCGCCATTGTTAAAATACACGTTGAAAAGAGTAGATTACTTATTAGCATGGATTTTTTAATCTTATAATGATAAAATTATAATATTGTTTGAAAATTGAGCGTAATAAGTACTTAGATAAAAATAAAATTTAGGAGACTGACTATGAATAATAAGCAAGTTCTGCCGAAAGTAATTAAGCCTAAATTCATAAAGGGTATTGAACAAACGTGTATAAAAACTATTGATGTTGAAGATGAAGCTTCTATTAAGAATATCTATATATCAGACTATACGATAGAAACACGAGAAGCTAACAAAGTAGAATTTGAAGGTGTGGTTTTTAATAAGGTTGATTTTAAAGGCATCACATTAAACGCATTAGAGCTTACGGATGTAAGATTTGAAAACTGTGATTTATCAAATGCAAATTTTCTTGGGGCAATTATACATAGAACTGAATTTATAAACT
The nucleotide sequence above comes from Natranaerovirga pectinivora. Encoded proteins:
- a CDS encoding ABC-F family ATP-binding cassette domain-containing protein; this translates as MIKADNLSYSFPQKELYNNISFSLEDDQHCAFIGTNGSGKSTLIDIIMNPERYMFDGKLEIDPNCRIGYVSQFSQLENKNDITVFEYIGQEFIKLQNEITSICAEMETSMDIEILLEKYQETLDAFNAIGGDDFESIINKKLNLANLMKHKDLKVSELSGGEFKLIQVIKEMLSHPDLIIMDEPDVFLDFENLNSLKNLINFHKGTLLIITHNRYLLNHCFNKILHLENMDLQEFDGSFIDYNFSLLQTKIELQELAIADSEEIERNAILINNLRNIATRNSEAARGKSLNARVKIQERLEARRIKEPFVDIKQPNIIFDMDNELEEIVALKVNNYSVSYDEILLENVNFEIKSTDKVALIGSNGTGKTTLLRTIFENDSDLIEINPDVKMAYLSQHQGETLNEANTILEEFFDAGFKTNGEIISYLSNYGFDEEIIVQKIGSLSGGEKNLLQLAKVSAMRANVLLLDEPTSHLDTYSQIALEKAVENYKGAILMISHDYYFISNCMDYVLIIDDKTLRKVSMKKFKRKIYANHFSKEYLELEQKKKSIETKIELALKNKDFKLAKSLSEELEELIKLL
- a CDS encoding tetratricopeptide repeat-containing glycosyltransferase, which codes for MSKYKICVYAICKNEEQFVERWMDSVSEADIVIVTDTGSTDSTVDKLREKGATVYIEEIKPWRFDVARNIALNHIPEDVDICVSTDLDEVFETGWRQKLEAVWTPDCTRARYLFTWNYHEDGTPNKQFTMEKVHRRKGFRWVHPVHEVLEYRGTDKDHSVWVSGMVLNHYPDLSKPRHQYLPLLELSAQENPDDDRGVFWLGREYMYYEKYNESISTLKKYLDMPTAVWDEERCAAMRFIAKCYEKTGNLQESKMWLYKAIAECPHIREPYVNMAQLGYLEKNWPLVNLMTNEALKINNKTGSYLLEPTSWDYTLYDLAAISNYRLGLYKRSYEYGKKACEMSPSDDRLKNNLSLISFKAEENER
- a CDS encoding endonuclease MutS2; its protein translation is MKQETFELLEFNKILYMLSEYALSERSKIKIKALKPFMDESEVIREMQETTQGKKIIESIGNPHMGSTTQIEKVIALLGKDIMLLPEQFNEVKQFITTCRRMKQYLKRAESTAQEIAFYGNSIHELGVLEEEIENAIRGGIVQDRASSALANTRKKIDRLGEEIKSKIESLLRGNSGYFSESFVVTRNGRYTLPVKKEYKGQVNGTVIDTSKSGGTYFIEPSVISKKQEALSTLHIEEDNEVRRILYTLTALVEEYLPLIKVNIEAMETLDFIFAKAKLSLSMKGVPPQITTDRVIKIKGGKHPLIPEGEAVPLDFYLGDSIKEKGFVRGIVITGPNTGGKTVTLKTVGLFSLMAQSGLHIPAEEASVCMNNDIHCDIGDGQSIAENLSTFSSHMKNIIHILNTADDQSLVLLDELGSGTDPAEGMGLAIAILEEIAKKKCLLVATTHYPEIKEFAKNTQGFINARMAFDRKNLLPLYQLEIGEEGESCALYIAKRLGLEQKIIERAYAVAYRKEDVVEKKSHYDLNNLKKSSEAQLSNAQKSHSIITQPIKKQTKTKKLDPTKNIHFNIGDSVTVYPQKEVGIVYKEANEKGEIGIQIKKEKKLVNHKFVKLLISASELYPPNYDFSIIFDSADNRKARKSMTKKHDPNVTIVLEENKKGIE
- a CDS encoding YuzF family protein is translated as MSYHLYQMPKTEHRQSYQYITLVDPYVVETLKTIIGRSAVIETVRGNLQGIIEDVMPDHIVVRSYDSDTTFYVRIQQIVHVMPT
- a CDS encoding tetratricopeptide repeat-containing glycosyltransferase; its protein translation is MNKYKVCVYAICKNEVQFVDQWVDSMNEADLIIVTDTGSDDGTVEKLRERGVIVHVNLVTPWRFDTARNISLEHVPNDIDICVCTDLDEVFEKGWRNCLEEAWTPDTKTANYLYNWSFKEDGTPDVQFNYFKAHSRHDYKWQHPIHECLKYVGASPEKKVFVTGMVLNHYPDTTKSRSTYLPLLEMAVKESPEDDRMTYYLGREYMYHDMWEKCIETLKGYLDLKSSVWKEERCASMRWIAKSYFELKNPTQAYCWYYRAIAEYPFMREPYIECAKMAYLIENWEMVFYMTKEALKIKEKSSTYINMGYCWDDTPYDLAALSCYYLGLHEESLIHAKTALSLNPNDKRLMNNIQLIENKCIH
- a CDS encoding collagen-like protein, which gives rise to MNNCNDDNNLNRGCFTKRYYKCSDQDNKWEKQCPICPRGPRGRTGLIGPTGPTGPAGGPTGPIGPTGPTGPAGEDGATGPTGPAGGPTGPTGPTGPAGGPTGPTGPTGPAGEDGATGPTGPAGGPTGPTGPTGPTGPAGGPTGPTGPTGPAGAEGPTGPAGPAGAEGPTGPAGPAGATGPTGPAGAEGPTGPTGPAGGVLNYADFYALMPPDNAATVAPGTDVSFPQDGPTSGSDIARTGPSSFNLALIGTYQVLFQVSVTEAGQLILTLNGADLVYTVVGRATGTSQIVGMALVTTTTINSILTVRNPAGNAAALTITPLAGGTRPVSAHLVIMQIA
- a CDS encoding collagen-like protein — encoded protein: MRKNNKDSLKRGNNLGCWDMGGNTDWHNNRKCPEKPIGPTGGPTGPTGPTGPTGNTGPTGPTGPTGDTGPTGPMGLAGDTGPTGPTGLAGDTGPTGSTGLTGDTGPTGPTGLTGDTGPTGPIGPAGGPTGDTGPTGPIGPTGPTGDTGPTGPIGDTGPTGTIEPNPFDVYVQAGAIGGDGSQANPFGTIQEGVTAVLPTGTVHILGGTYPITSQITVNKAGVTLQGYPNTLVELQSPVIPFLVTGDGITIDGLTITSDIPYAVEFIQLAGTNHKLIDNVIYGPPQAGPSTDWVVNRGFVTQGNVENLIVQDNIFYSLRQPAYLNPNSTGHIVNNVVYNTRGFVVDGAIFVFSGNSWGIPENAVDIALLVGTPAGPPYDPLSELSANNSDATISDQR